A window of the Bombina bombina isolate aBomBom1 chromosome 3, aBomBom1.pri, whole genome shotgun sequence genome harbors these coding sequences:
- the LOC128654683 gene encoding cytochrome c oxidase assembly factor 4 homolog, mitochondrial yields MSTPTPQAHNRSRNSEDEEDPLDQMIGRTGCAAAHYAVQECMAEHQDWRKCQAHVQSFKACMQEYQKQRAEELMNMRSQKQLKTS; encoded by the coding sequence ATGTCCACTCCTACTCCACAAGCTCACAATCGCAGCAGAAATTCTGAGGATGAGGAGGATCCCCTGGACCAAATGATTGGACGCACTGGTTGCGCAGCCGCACACTACGCCGTGCAGGAGTGTATGGCTGAGCACCAGGACTGGAGGAAGTGTCAGGCGCATGTGCAGAGCTTTAAGGCTTGCATGCAGGAGTATCAGAAACAGCGAGCTGAGGAGCTGATGAACATGAGAAGCCAGAAGCAGCTGAAAACCTCCTAG